AACGATCGTGAAGCGCGCTTAACCTTAACCAAACAGCAATTTGAACGAGCCAAAGCCTTACTTGATCAAAAGCTTCTGTCGCAAAGCGAATACGACAAAATGCGTGCAGAGTATTTAGTTGCATCGGCTGAATATAAAAAAGCCCTACTAATGTTGAAATACACTGAACTACGCGCCCCCTTTGAGGGAATTGTAGGTGATGTATTTGCCGACCCATTTGTAAATGTACAACCTGGATCTGCGGTTCTAAGCATGCACAAGGTGGACTTTGTTGAAGTGGATGTACAGTTACCCGATATGATTATCGCGGTGGCCAAATTAGGCAAAGACCGAATTAACCGCATGGAAATAGACGTAAATTTTGAAGCCTTTCCAGATCGCACATTTCGCGGCATACCTTATGAGCTTAACCTTGAAAAAGACCAATCTACCCGAAGTTATATCGCGACCATATTGGTACCTTTCGACAAGAAATTTGCGGTGTTAGAAGGCATGCAAGCTAAGGTGTCAATTGACCTATCTGATGTGACCTACACCTATAGTCGCGACTTCCTGGTGCCTGTAGCCGCGGTTGTAATGCCGGACGGTTTAAATATAAGCCAGCAGCGGCCGGTTGTTTGGCGTTATAAAGACGATGCCACTGTAGAAAAGCAGGAAGTAACAATTGGTACACTTTCTGGCGACTTTATCGAAATCAATCAGGGTTTAAATGACGGAGACGTGATTGTATCTGTTGGTGCGAATCGTTTAGTTGATGGTCAATCGGTGGTTTTAAAGAAGGATAAGCAATGAGCATTGCAGGATATTTTGTAAAAAATTCAATCATTAGTTGGATGTTTACCCTGATCTTGTTGATTGGCGGAATCCTATCATTTAGCGGATTGGGACAACTAGAAGATCCCCCATTTACTATTAAAGATGCTGTGGTTGTTACCATGTACCCAGGAGCCACCTCTACCGAAGTAGAAGAAGAGGTGACTTACCCAGTAGAGAAAGCGCTTCAAGCGCTTCCTTATGTTGATGATATTGTCTCTCTGAGTACTCCGGGTATGTCTCAGATTACGGTTACCATGAAAAACATTTATGGTCCCGATGAACTACCGCAAATATGGGATGAACTTCGTCGAAAAGTAGGGGACATGACATCGCAATTACCGCCTGGCGTATCAACTCCCTTGGTTAACGATGATTTTGGTGACGTATACGGCATCATGTATATGGTATCTGGTGAAAACTACGACTACAAAGACTTACAAGATTACGTTGACTATGTAAGACGAGAAATTGAGTTGGTGCCAGGAGTCGGTAAAGTAACGCTTGCTGGTGCGCAAACTGAACAAGTTTTTATAGAAATTTCGATTCAGAAACTAGCAACCTTTAACCTCGATCCGGCTTTAATAACCAGTTTGCTCAATTCTCAAAATATGGTGACTTCTGCTGGTAACATCCAGATTGCTGGGGACCAATTAACTATCCGCCCAACCGGTGCATTTAAATCTGTTGCTGAGTTAGGTGATTTAATCATCCCTGGCACAACAGGCGACAAACTAATTTACCTAAAAGACGTTGCTACTATCTCTAGAGGATATGAGGAAATCCCGAGTAACTTGGTTAGCTTTAATCAAAACCAAGCCATTAATATTGGTGTTTCATTTACTAGCGGGGTAAATGTGGTTGAGGTGGGCAAAGCAATAGAACAACGTTTACAGGAAATTGATTACGCCAGACCCGCTGGCATGACTATCGATTCGATGTACAACCAGCCTCAGGAAGTTGACAAGTCGGTAAGTTCTTTTGTGTGGAACTTAATCATGGCTGTGGTGATTGTAATTGTAGTTCTGCTGATATTTATGGGGCTTAAAAGCGGCATACTCATTGGCTTGATACTATTCCTAACCTGTTTAGGCACCTTCATTTTAATGAAGCAGGCGGAGATTGAACTGCAGCGAATCTCTCTAGGCGCGCTTATCATCGCCTTAGGTATGCTTGTTGATAACGCCATTGTGGTGGTTGAAGGGATATTAATGGGCCGCAAAAAAGGCCTAAGTACCTTGGAGTCTGCCCAAGAAATTGTTGGGCAAACCATGTGGCCGTTACTTGGCGCAACCGTAATTGCTATTACTGCGTTTGCTCCAATTGGATTGTCTCCCGATTCTACCGGTGAGTTTGCTGGCTCACTGTTTTGGGTATTGTTGTTTTCACTGTTTTTGTCTTGGATTACAGCAATCACCATTACTCCGTTTTTTGCTCAATTATTTTTTGGCAAAGAGGGCGAAAAACAAGTTGAAGGTGAAGACAACGACCCATATAAAGGCGCATTCTTTAATGCTTACAAAGCCCTATTAGACTTCTGTTTGCGCTTTAAATGGCCAACAGTGATTGTGGTAGTGGCTTTGTTTGCTTTATCTGTTGTGGGTTTTGGTTACGTAAAACAATCATTTTTCCCACCATCTTCTACGCCTATTTTCTTGGTTGATGTTTGGATGCCAGAAGGTACTGACATTCGCGAAACTCAGAAATCGGTACAAGAAATGGAAAACATGGCGCGTGAAACAGACGCTGTAACTTTTGTGTCTTCGTCAGTAGGCAAGGGTTTCCAACGCTTTATGTTAACCTATTCACCAGAGAAAAGTTATGGAGCTTATGCCCAAATAGCAGTGAGAACCACCGATGCCGAGACCTCAGAAGCTGCGATGTCTTCGCTGCGTAAAGGTGTAGAGCAAGGCTTTCCTCAAGCTCAGTTTAAGTTTAAGAAACTAGAAATTGGGCCTTCGACTGACGCCAAAATTGAGGCGAGAATTCAAGGCGCAGATCCCGATGTACTGCGCGCTATTGCTGCCGACATTCAAAAAATATTTAACAATACTCCTGGTACTGTTAATGTGCGCCACGACTGGCGTGACCGCGTTAAATACATTGAACCTAACTTTAATGAAACTCAAGCTCGACGCCTTGGCATTAATAAAGCAGACATAGACCAAACTCTTGAATTTGCCTTCGCCGGTTTAAGTTTGGGTTTGTATCGAGAAGGAACTACGCTACTGCCTATAGTTGGTCGTTTGCCTGAGCAAGAGCGTATTGATATCGATTCTTTAGAAAGCTTGCGCATTTGGAGCCCGAGTTTAAAAAGCTATATTCCAATTCAACAAGTGGTAAATGGTTTCAGTGTTAAGTTCGAAGATCCGATTATTCAACGACGCGACAAAAAGCGTACCCTAACGGTATTTGCCGATGCGGATTTTGAAAACGATATATTACCAGCAGAGTTGTTCGCCAAAGTTAAACCACAAGTTGAGGCTCTGGAACTTCCATCTGGTTATGAGTTGCAATGGGGCGGTGAATACGAGTCGTCAGGTGATGCTCAAGAAGCATTGTTTGCATCATTGCCTATGGGTTACTTAATCATGTTTTTGATTACAGTATTCTTGTTTAACTCAGTTAAAAAGCCCTTGGTTATTTGGTGCTGTGTGCCTTTAGCTATGATAGGTATTACTTCTGGATTGTTGTTCCTAGGCAAACCCTTTGGTTTTATGGCTTTATTAGGAATGCTGAGTTTATCGGGCATGCTGCTTAAAAACGGTATTGTATTAC
The Agarivorans aestuarii DNA segment above includes these coding regions:
- a CDS encoding efflux RND transporter periplasmic adaptor subunit translates to MMPFKQILISSVMLSLLAACGKESNIVEQQQVVEVYNLPETSNTVDRDFNGIARAHDLADLSFRVDGEIRQILVNKGQKVNKGDLLAELDKRDYQIVVNDREARLTLTKQQFERAKALLDQKLLSQSEYDKMRAEYLVASAEYKKALLMLKYTELRAPFEGIVGDVFADPFVNVQPGSAVLSMHKVDFVEVDVQLPDMIIAVAKLGKDRINRMEIDVNFEAFPDRTFRGIPYELNLEKDQSTRSYIATILVPFDKKFAVLEGMQAKVSIDLSDVTYTYSRDFLVPVAAVVMPDGLNISQQRPVVWRYKDDATVEKQEVTIGTLSGDFIEINQGLNDGDVIVSVGANRLVDGQSVVLKKDKQ
- a CDS encoding efflux RND transporter permease subunit — protein: MSIAGYFVKNSIISWMFTLILLIGGILSFSGLGQLEDPPFTIKDAVVVTMYPGATSTEVEEEVTYPVEKALQALPYVDDIVSLSTPGMSQITVTMKNIYGPDELPQIWDELRRKVGDMTSQLPPGVSTPLVNDDFGDVYGIMYMVSGENYDYKDLQDYVDYVRREIELVPGVGKVTLAGAQTEQVFIEISIQKLATFNLDPALITSLLNSQNMVTSAGNIQIAGDQLTIRPTGAFKSVAELGDLIIPGTTGDKLIYLKDVATISRGYEEIPSNLVSFNQNQAINIGVSFTSGVNVVEVGKAIEQRLQEIDYARPAGMTIDSMYNQPQEVDKSVSSFVWNLIMAVVIVIVVLLIFMGLKSGILIGLILFLTCLGTFILMKQAEIELQRISLGALIIALGMLVDNAIVVVEGILMGRKKGLSTLESAQEIVGQTMWPLLGATVIAITAFAPIGLSPDSTGEFAGSLFWVLLFSLFLSWITAITITPFFAQLFFGKEGEKQVEGEDNDPYKGAFFNAYKALLDFCLRFKWPTVIVVVALFALSVVGFGYVKQSFFPPSSTPIFLVDVWMPEGTDIRETQKSVQEMENMARETDAVTFVSSSVGKGFQRFMLTYSPEKSYGAYAQIAVRTTDAETSEAAMSSLRKGVEQGFPQAQFKFKKLEIGPSTDAKIEARIQGADPDVLRAIAADIQKIFNNTPGTVNVRHDWRDRVKYIEPNFNETQARRLGINKADIDQTLEFAFAGLSLGLYREGTTLLPIVGRLPEQERIDIDSLESLRIWSPSLKSYIPIQQVVNGFSVKFEDPIIQRRDKKRTLTVFADADFENDILPAELFAKVKPQVEALELPSGYELQWGGEYESSGDAQEALFASLPMGYLIMFLITVFLFNSVKKPLVIWCCVPLAMIGITSGLLFLGKPFGFMALLGMLSLSGMLLKNGIVLLDQISADIAAGKEVYQAVFDSTVSRVRPVCMAAVTTILGVAPLISDVFFESMAAVVMFGLGVATVLTLLIVPVLYVIFFNVKYRDYKEF